One Apteryx mantelli isolate bAptMan1 chromosome Z, bAptMan1.hap1, whole genome shotgun sequence genomic window, GAAATGCTATTTTCAGTACAGATTTACCACATATTGCTAATAGATCACAttgttctgaagaaaaaaagaaaacaccattTCTATATAAATGGAAATTATCACCACCACAAACTATTCAAGTTCTATAAAAACATCAGATACAAACAGATATACCTGAACTAAAAATCAAGGTCACACTATAAACAGCTAGTAACATGCCACATATACTCTGTATTTCCTGTCCAAATACTGTTTTCTCATGTTTACACATTCTGATTCAAATGCCCCAGCAATGACATAGCAGCCATGGAAATGCTCAACAAAgtcttttttaattacagttaTAGACTAGATGTCTGATTTGTAGCCTTTCCTTTCAAATCCTTTTATTTCAACATCAAAGAAAATATGTAGTGAGACATTTATGTTTGTATTTGCTGTCCTCCTGACTCCATGTCCACCCTAATAAATTCATTAGTGAGACAAGTTGTACAAATGTTGTCTCcatgtctcttttcttcaaagctcattatttcttcttctttttcatttaacattttcatGTTAGAACACATTCggcatttttgtttattttcagccACTAACAAAATGCTGGGCTGGACCTGTGAGCCTCTCCTGACAGCCAGGAACAGCACTAGTGTCCTGCCCACACATCCTTCCCACACAGGAAAATTGCCCTTTGTCCAGGTTAAATGACAGTCCAGCTGCTCCATGCTGCCAGCACTGGGCAGAGCGGATGAAAGAAAGCCAGGATGTGGCTTCTTTCACAGAACAAAAACAGAAGGGACCATCTAACATGTGCAAACATACATGCGTTTCAAATTGTATTAAATAACTTACAAAAATAATCTTTTGGGGGAACAGTGAGAAAGGggagaagaaggagaggagagggaagtttGACCTTCACAAAGGCCAAAAAACCCCCAGATAACTGCCTATAATCTAAGTTCCAGCTCAAATAAAACTTCTTAATTATCGTGGCATAAATGAGGTTCAGCCACTTCTCTCACAGAGAGAAAGGGGCTTGTGGATCATGCCTCAGGTCCACTGAGTTTCAGCAAAGACCTATCTATGCAGAGAACAAAGACAAGGAAGTCAAAGGTAAATAATAAAGTTGTTCCTCGCCCTCATAGTCTAATCACTTAGGGGGCCTCAGATAGCATCTATGTTGCTAATGGCaaagttaaaaaacagaaaatgatccAAAAGTTAAGGAATTTATATTTTGGCCATTCTTTTATTTGGAAacattggaagaggttgccccaaGAGGCTGCAGAATCTTTGTCCTCAGAGATTTGCATGACTCTACTGGACAAAGCTGAAGCAACCcagtctgaattcagtgttgaccctaccttgagcaggaggttggactagatgatcttttgTGGTCCCTTCCAAACTGGACAACTCTATGATTTTGAGAACTTCCTTTCTACAAGCTTGGATACCTTCAAcgtcatctttaaaaaaagaattactaGAATTCATTAGGATACTTGCACTTCATAAAGTTGCAACTGTGCACAACTTGTACTCCCCTAACAAGCAAAAATATCACCATAATGTGTGATGCTACCTCACATTGTGTCACCTCTGCATCCACTTTTTCATCACCTAGGCAGTATGAACTGCCTCATTTCAGAgtagttaaataaaatatattgttcAATCCAATTCAGTTAAAGTAGTGCAAAGTTGCATTTtgattaaaattatttatttgctgatggattttgatttttgtttataaACTTATGTTAGAGTGAACCACTCAGATTAAACAGTAATGGagatgtgtatatgtgtatatatacatacacgtaTAGAAATAAAAGTATATTTAACATATATAGGTGAATAATATATGTTATTTtatgtaatatatataaaaatacaaagctAGTTTAActaaatcaaaattttaaaatctatCATTAAACTTCTATTTTTGTGTACAGAAGGCCTAGGCTTGACTCTCTGGCATCctaacattttctttaaataacctCTTTCCACATGGGAACTTCCTACATTATTTATAAGTACTAATGTATGAACCTGTAAATACCGTCAATAGTTCATAATCTACACAGTTTCTATGAATCACATGAAGTCAGAACAGCCTTAGGGAGACATGGCAAGCCACCAAAGTAAGCAacacacactttaaaaataatcccCATTTATTTGAGAAACAGTACATCAAAGAAATGCTTGATCTGTGAATTCACAGACTTCATAAATAGTTTGATAAGCAATTAATATTGTACAACTAACCCACAACAGACATCATCCATAGGTTTCTAAGTGCTTAACAAGATGCTAGGTCATTGTTGCTCCCGTTTTACTGCTGGAACAGCTGAAACAGAGAAGTTAAATGACTTGTCTGAGGTCTCATAGGAAATCAGTGTCAGAAATGGGGGAAAATAACTCCTGACTCTCAAAGCCATTCTCAAGTCACAGAAGACTAAACCATGattaaatgtataaataaaagtTGAGACCAAAAAACTTACTTGCATTGTCCTTGGTACTTTCAACTCAAGTAAGGAAAAAAGATTTCTCATAGGTACAGCTGATCATTATTGCAGCAGTTTGCAAATTAATAAAATCAGATATTCCAAAGACATTTGTGGAAGGAGGCCCTCTAATAAAAGACAGATGCTTAGAAATGGAACAGTAGCATTGAGTAAGCTAGATCCCAGAGTCCCCTGGAACCATCAAAACTGAACTTGTTGCAGAACAATGTTCCAGAGAATCCCCCAAAGGGAAAAGGTAATTTTTGAGCTGCCAGAGTTTCTGCAGAAATCCCTGCACTAACACTTTCCTTATGCTGTAGCATGAGGAGCGTAGCAGAGAGAAGGCTGCAGGACTGCTTAGCTCCCAGGAGGACTGGCAGGGGCCCCTGGAAGCACAGGCTGTTTGGAATACAATTGCTCTAAAGCTGAACCAGGGCTTGGTCAGGCACACAGCAGCTTGGAATCGTGGCAGCACAAGGCCGTAAGGCTTGTAGAGGAAGCCACTTCTGCACAGGGTCTTCTTTTCTGCAATATGGCTATTTTTACAACTACTTCTGGATTTAACATGTTTTACATTTCAGCATAGCACCACACTGCTGAATGCTAATTAAAAATAGCACTAGTTATCCACTGTGTGTAAGTATACTGTCTTGAGCACCTACTGTCTTGACTGGGATTTCACCGGAGGATATTTCTACTGGAAGAGACATAAATTAAGAAAGACATCTGGTGTGGACTTCTACTTTAAAGGGCTTTAGAAACTGCACTTAGGAGGCACACATACTGCTTTCAAAGGATTTCAGTATGTAATACTGTTTCAAGCAATCACCATCAATTTCATAGGTATGGCACAGCATCTGAACACAAACTTCACAGAGGGAAAAACTAAGTGCAGAGATGAGCTGGGAAGAGAGAACAACACTACTTGTAGTGTGGTACCTAAGGATTTTTCTTCCCTTATATCATCCAGTCATATTCACAATGCAAAGACCTTTGTTAGCACCCACAAATGGGGAGCTTGGGACTTCAGGTCTCTAAGTCAGGCCACATGCCTCATTTGTTCTCATACTTTTCTCTTTTAGTTTTGTCTGGCAGCTGGGCTCTTCCAGTTTTCCTGTGGCAGCAGATATAGAGGTCTTTGTTTCAaacctttaaggaaaagaaaagtgaagaaaaagggGCCAAGCAAACAGACATGTTTCTTAGGACAGATGAAAACAAACTGAATGTGAaacacatttctgaaatattCCATTAGGACAGACAGTGCTAGAGCCTCCAAAAGCAAACCTTATCCTTTAAAAATCCCCTTGTAGAACAATTACATGATTATTGTAGCAAGTTAGAGAACAGTTAATCAGAAAGGCATGATTTTTCATAAATAAATGACCAGGTATCCAACTCTCCAGAGCCCTGAACTTTATGCAGAATGAACATTTATGAACATTTAATTTGCTAGCATTCTGCAGTAGGTCAAGGCAGAGGAGCTTCAGGCCCTGTGCTGTAACAGTACACAGTACTGGCAGTAGGGATTACAGTGCTGCTATAGTGAGACATTCACAGAACTTCTATGCAGAAAATAGCTATCAGAGGATAAGTGAACCCACTCTTTCTGTTGTTCTGCCAGTTTTTCTGCCAAGCATTTTATTAGGACAGGGTCTACTTTGGAGTCAAATTTATTGGCAAACCAATGCCCATAATTCATAAGCCATCTTAATTCTGCAGCCCCATAGATGCACACGCTGCGAAGGTGGGTACCTGTGCATGGGGGATACAAATGGTCTTCAAGATAATTCCATTTCACCAAACGAGTTTTGCTTTGTAAATCTGTTATATCCTGTGCCGATCTTGGGATTTCCCCAGGGACCCCAGGAACACGTGCAAGAGTGGCCCAGAAATGTTCATCCGGAGAGTAAGTATCCCTTGACCaatcaaaaaaatcttttgcgAGAGAGCTTTCAAGGGTATATTGAATAAATGCTCGACTTAAAACAAAATAGGCACTGCCTACAAAAACCTCAATATTATGGGGTGGTGGATTCTTGGAAATGTTGGTTTTCACAGGCATCTGCATGTATTCATAAGGCACTTTCATAAGTTCATAGTGATAAGTAAATCGTTCTCTTTTGCTACTGCTTGGCTTTATAGTTTCCAGCATATTTCCCCCACTGAGTTTTTTCAGTTCAGTGACCAACTGGAAATTCGACCTCAAAGGGAAATCTTGGCCACACAAGTTAATAACATACTTCCAGGGAACTGAAGAGTCCATCAAATCAGACAAACAATTGAAATCTGCCTGCAGCCTTGAAATATGTGCATACTCCACCGTTTCCAGTTTTGATGCAATGAAAATATTGGGGAAACATTTAGCTAGATTGTTCATAGCAGATTTGaaactttttgctgctttttggtcATAATGGATGCAGTATATATTTTGATGGCCATACAGTGAATGTATAAGCCTTTCTACCATTACTGCATCTTTATGAACAACCAAAGAATAGGCTAATGGAAAATTCTCTTCCTCTGGAGAAACAGTTTTTAGGTGGTATTTCCTAAGTTTATGATACAGATGGCAATCACTTGTCATTGCTACAATGTCTTCATCATCTAAATCAATTATAACTTTTCTTCTTATCTCTAAACTCTTGCCAATTTCACTGGGATCTTGTTCATATATAGAAGAACAATTAATTTCATAATGGAAGTCATTTCTAAGATTGGAATACCTGCTTCTAACATAAGAAGAAGTGCTTAAGAAGTGCTCAACCAAATAAATGCCCTTATGTGGAAAAAAGAGTCTTTCAACATGGAGGAGTTTCAGCAGTGCAAGCAGCCACCCTGTAAAACAGAGGATCAGAATCTTCTTTCTTGTGGGACATTTGTAGGGACACTTATGTCTCTTCATTCTGTAGGAAGACAgagatataatttattttaaatcaggaaCAATACATCAGAGGCAATCCAGCTTCTAACAAAGACATGAGCACACTGATCTGGCTGTAGCATAAATATCACCGTagcaggacagggcactggcagTCTGCAAAcagtttcttctgtttaaatattCACTATTCATATTCATGTTAATTCAAAAACTGGCAAAGAGTAGTTCCTTACTCAAAATTAGCTGACTGAAGGCAAGAAAACAAGTCAGATTTGAGATAGTATCCAACAGAATAAGTGTGTTGGAATAAGACTCCTACTGTTTATTTTCCaaaccttttttatttcttatgagCCACCAACTGAGGTACAGCAAACCCCTCTTGGGCAGAAACACGACTGTTCTCTGAGTAGGAAGGAGAGTTTATTCTTCTGAGTAACTCCAAGGAATCCAATGGGAGTAGCAAGGGAATCTTTTGTGAGTCTGCAGAGAATGCATGCTTAATGGTAGgtattagtatttttaaaaataaagcattaaacTGAAAGCTTTAAAAGTCAGCCAGAGCATTGTCATTGTCTCTAGCACTGGGGCTGGGCCATGAACACGTCCAAGGGGAAAATGAACTTCCTTCCCATCCTCTCCTACAGGGTCTGACATGTCCGAAGACCTGTGTCCAGACTTCTGAGCAGTGATGCTAACCTGTCctgaagagggagagagatgaaaCCACAACACTTCCATCCACTGGAGGGAGTATATAACTTAAAGGCAGGAAGGGTAGCAGTGAGCAGTAGCACATTATCCTGTTCTCTGCTGTGTGGTGCAACTCTGGGCTGTGGATTGCAAAAGCACAGATACGGTCCCCCTTTTTATGCAACAGGGTATTTAATAATATACATCTCTGTGTAGCAACTTTCCAAATGAGGTGTTACTGCAATGAAAGCTGTATACAATGATCCTGTTTCCATGCAGTTTTGCTTTTTACAAGCTGAATGCAAACAGCATTGTTGCTACCACTGAATTTAAATTAGACCAGAATTCACATCCAGGTGCAACATCAgtttaaaatctattttctctCTTAATGGAACTGTTCATGCACAACAACTTCCAATATCTTCTTTTGAAAAAGAGCTGTTTCAAAGTGAAGGAAATACCTGCCCACTTTGCCAGCTTATGTTCAGACTTATTATTGGTTTTGAAATTTTGTAAGTGCACAATCAGCAGAAGTGTACATTTAAACTGCTGTAAATGTTATGCAATGCCATTACAAGACCAGAAGGGCTTCAATTCAAAACAGAGTGCTAAGTTCAGTAACAACATAGGTAtttgcaaagaaaagagaagattgAGGAGGATGGTACATAGTCTCAACAACAGGAGAATCCCTAGACAGCCTACAGCTTGTCTCTAGATCTGTTCACATCATTCACTCCCTACCTCCCTCATGTCAGATGCAGGATAGGGGGCACAGACAGAGCATGGTGCGCTCCGAGGTTCCTGAAGTCAGGCAAATGATGATAATGCCATGGCAAAACAGCCCCCAGTCAGTCCCAGCATTTGAGCTGGGTGCTTGGATGGATCAGCACAGTCTTTCACCTTTAATTCCTGCAACAAGTGTAATGCAAATACCTGTAACATTCTGTGTCATATTCTCCTCAACTCTACTGACTTCAGTAGCAGCTATGCTTCCACATACAATAACAAAATGAGCCAAATATTTggtcttcccttccccctttcctcagTTTTACAGATGCGTTAAGTGGGAAAAATACTGGGACCACAAGAAGAGGCTCAGGTGTCTGCAGATTCCACATCTACATGTAAAATCAAGTATTGAGTTGCACGTGCAACACTTACCGTGAGACTAACTTAGGTATCTTTAAATGTCAGGTCTCACAAGCTGTAGCTGCACAATCAGAACTCAGTCTGTGAAGACTGAACTGTTTCATTAGTTCTCCCCCCAAAACATCTAAATACATCAGTTCTAGCCAATTACCATCTAACATCAAACCTTCCGTTCCTAGGCAAATTAACAAAAAAGCCAATAAGCCACACTTACCCATTTGAAACTAATCTAAACTTCTGGAGTCTGGTACAATCTGGAGTCAGACCAGGACATGCAAGAAATCACTTTGACGGCACTGAGGATTCCATCTTACTGTTGATGAGTGAAGGACCAATATCCATACTCCATTCATACCAATGTTTTTATAACACAGCTATATCACTATCACCACAGCGGTTCAGACAGTATCAGGCCATGCATGAAGGGCCTTTTGAAACTGAACCCTTAAATCCCATCCCTTAAGCACTGTAACATCTCTCCATCAGTGCAGTTTGCCACTACCAACACCCTGCTGTCCCTCCTGCTCCATCCACAGACTTATCACTTTAAATTCATATTCTTTGTCATTACCTTGCATTATCTAGACATTACATTGTCTAGGCACTCCACAGCCAGGCCAAGCACATCAGTCATTGTTATAAGGGCAACAACTCTGCTCTTTAGGCACAAAAAGTTTGCCTCAAATGAGGATGAAGATAGTTTCTGCAAGAAATGGGGATTTCTTGAGGAACTATGTGAGACTATGGAATGAATTTCTCAGGTTAGAAGGGTCCCCACAAAGGGTTAGAAGGTTAGAAGGGTCCCCCCCACTCGCCAGTTTTTGATCCAAgtgcaaagctcttgtttcttAACACATGCAGCACTTAAAACAAAGCCGCACCCAGACACAGCATAGTGCTGTACACACAGTTCTCCCTGGAGCAGGGGGGAATGAATGGCACGCAACAGGCGATAACGGACTCACCTGGAATGACCTGACACGCCTGGGCAGTAGAAGAGCCTTATCTGAGGTAGCACTGCCCAGGCGTCACCTCTCGTTATGTTGttcatgaatatttttttctctgatgttAACATCAGAGAAATTTTACTATATGCAGGATCAATGTTGCCTCTCTTGCATAAGAATTTTATATTAGGAAGGGAGCATGGCATTGCCATCTTGCCTTCTTTTGTAAAATGTTTGCACTTGCACTTCTATATGCATGTGAGAAGATTCCTGAAGAAATTAAGGGAGACTGATCACATCTTGCAGCCCATATCATATTGCACAGCTGGTATATAAACACTCACGGTGTCTAACCTGATCAGGGGACTTACTGAGTAGGATGCAAAGTACTGACTGATTCAGAGGAGATAAATGGGGTGTTCTTATTTATCCTTTGTGTGTGTAATGCAAGAACAAGCGATGTTCAAAGAAAACAGGTATGAAACAAATACGAGGGAAACACTTTCTTACACAACACATAATTATAGCCTGTCAGAAGGTATCTGAAAGACCATGACTCAGCAGGATTCAAGAAAGAATTAGGCAACTGGCTGGCTAATGGGAGTATCCAGAGTTACATTAGCCAAGACGTAAATATAGAGAGAAGGCTAAACTCCCTGAAATCATGACATAAGGCAGTCACGAGCTGCTAAGGGTTCTGACTGGAAATTTTTACCAACAAAAACTTTTATTCTGACCATTGCTCCGTTCTTTGCATCTGCTTTTATCTTTTGTTGGATCAGAATAGTGAACCCTAGTTAGACCCATGACAGCAATAACTGTATTCCACCCAGAGACTGGCTGGGTTTTCCACTGGCATATTTCTCTAtcttgtcttttctctctctatTTTCCTCCCTTCAAGAAGCTGTTTTGAGCAGCTTTATACGCCTTCAAACACTTCACATCATTTGGCTTTTGCAAACAGTGCAATTACACAAAAAGAGGTACAAAGTGGCAGAGGGGAAGAATGTCACTCTCAAGAAAGAGGTCAGCGACAGCCTCCCACCTCCCGAGTGCAAGAGCTGTGCTCATCTAAGCTAGGAGAACAAACCTTCCCAAAGGGGATCGAGTGAAGACTGAGCCTGCTGCTCTTAAATTCAAATTCTCAGTCCTTACCTCCAAGGCACTCCAAGCCAGGCTCAGCTGTGTCTGTTTAGGGCAGTGACACTGGGCTTGGGGAAGGACCAGAAAATACATTACACTCTTCAAGTGGGCAATGGAGCTCCACTCCACCCTACGCATGCCAATTCAGTGTGCACACCTTATCCTCTGGGAGGCTGTAGAAAAATTCCAAAGCTTTTGTACAACACCCATAAAATCCTATAAAACCCATAAAACGAGTGCatagactttttttcccttttcctcaaaCACTAGCTAAGCAAACTGGATTCTGACTTACCTTACAGCAGAGTAACTTATGGTTAACATAGTTAAACTGACAGGAAGCCCATAAGAAAGCAGGACTGTAGCCTTCCCCTGCAGTGATTGCTCCTTAGTCTCAGGAACTCAGACAGAATACTAAAAGTATTGAAAGTTATGAACAGAGCTATAGCCAGCTAAGaagctgggaagcactgggaaggAAGAAGGccaaacagaaagcagaagtGTACTAGAAAATGCACATAAGGACCAAAACTAGAATTAGACCTTGGTTTTTCAACTGACTTACAGCAACAGGGAAAGAGACAGTTAATATGGAAATACAAACAGAtggaataatacatatatgtatgtgtatgcatatgtatacatatgtacatattggGTAGCACAGCAAAGGTTTGGGGAAGTGAAGTCAAGTACAGATGGATCACCAGGGAATAAACGTAGAAGACCTGTTACCTCAATATTCACTTCTTGCTGCTATCAGCTAGTTGTATAGGAGTTTGTCTTACTGGTAAAAATTGTCGCTCCTGCTTGCCACTTAGTGAATCTTATTCCAGCATTCTGTAAATACAAATTAACAGCTGGAAAAGCTGCAGAGTACCGAAAAATGTGCAAACCCCTACACCAGGCACATCATAAACATGAAAAGCAGTATTTGCATCTGTACACCATACATAGGTTACCTGCTTGGGTAAATCATATAGCACACTTGACACCAAGCTTGTGCTAGAGCACTTTTACACAGGTAAAAATAAACAGCACCTACAGGGCCAGAGAGGCAAATTGATGTGGTGGCTATTTCTCTAATGGTTTTTACTATACGGTTACTATAACACAGAAATGTTGAATTTCTACTGAGAGGCTGTAACCACTTGAAATGTTAACTGCTTGCAAGGTGAAACCCAAGGAAAAGCTAATTATAGGTAAATTAAAACCTGCTTTTAGGAttcttttgggaggaaaaaaaaagcattaaatcaGTTATAATTCTAGCTTGACAGACTCATAGCACTTCAACACAGTACCAGATACCCACTCTGTGGACTTCTCTAAATACATCTTTGGGAATGGCTAGTCCAGATTTGTCATGAGCACAGACTGCTGCATGTGGGATGTGTATCAGATAGGACACCTACTTAGCAGAAGAAAACAATACCCACAGCACCTCACTTCACCCCCTCTCCTTCCCACTCTAATCCAGGAGCAATCCTGGCTCCAGGAGTCTGTTCCTGGGAGTCGAGAGAGGGAAGAGACAGGAATCAGCAATACAGCACAGCCTCAGACTATTCACTTTTTTCTATGCCTGCCCTTCCAGCCAGGAGAACATCACCATCCTGTCCCTACCACTCCCCGACTCCTGCAAACAGAAATGCTTGAGAATTTTCACTGTCAGTAGCTCAAAGAGTGCATGAGCTCTAGGCCTTTACAGGCCTGTTTCCCATGTTGCTAGCCCCATAATGCAAGTCAAAAACAATCTCTGAAAAGAGGCTCTCCCTTCACAACTGCTGCTTACATTCAG contains:
- the GCNT4 gene encoding beta-1,3-galactosyl-O-glycosyl-glycoprotein beta-1,6-N-acetylglucosaminyltransferase 4; the protein is MKRHKCPYKCPTRKKILILCFTGWLLALLKLLHVERLFFPHKGIYLVEHFLSTSSYVRSRYSNLRNDFHYEINCSSIYEQDPSEIGKSLEIRRKVIIDLDDEDIVAMTSDCHLYHKLRKYHLKTVSPEEENFPLAYSLVVHKDAVMVERLIHSLYGHQNIYCIHYDQKAAKSFKSAMNNLAKCFPNIFIASKLETVEYAHISRLQADFNCLSDLMDSSVPWKYVINLCGQDFPLRSNFQLVTELKKLSGGNMLETIKPSSSKRERFTYHYELMKVPYEYMQMPVKTNISKNPPPHNIEVFVGSAYFVLSRAFIQYTLESSLAKDFFDWSRDTYSPDEHFWATLARVPGVPGEIPRSAQDITDLQSKTRLVKWNYLEDHLYPPCTGTHLRSVCIYGAAELRWLMNYGHWFANKFDSKVDPVLIKCLAEKLAEQQKEWVHLSSDSYFLHRSSVNVSL